A single genomic interval of Bacteroidota bacterium harbors:
- a CDS encoding sigma-70 family RNA polymerase sigma factor translates to MGRRIKIEEEELVQLLSSREVKGLEILYDNYSPVLYGVIFRILRNESLAEEVLQDTFLKIWNNFTQYDSAKGRLFSWMINIARNSALDKIRSKDFISGQKNQSFEKSVYSDKDELQTSYNPDTIGIQQMVQRLEPEYRQILELLFFGGYTHSAVAEKLNIPLGTVKTRSRAALQKLRTYFDSDVN, encoded by the coding sequence TTGGGTCGTCGGATAAAAATAGAAGAGGAAGAGCTGGTCCAATTACTCTCATCGAGGGAAGTAAAAGGGCTTGAAATTCTCTACGATAATTACTCCCCTGTCCTGTATGGTGTGATTTTCAGAATTCTTCGCAATGAATCGCTGGCGGAAGAGGTTTTGCAAGACACTTTCCTGAAAATCTGGAATAATTTCACACAATACGATAGTGCTAAAGGCCGTTTATTCAGCTGGATGATAAATATCGCCAGGAATTCAGCTCTGGATAAAATTCGTTCCAAGGATTTTATTTCCGGACAGAAAAACCAGTCATTTGAAAAATCCGTATACTCAGATAAAGATGAATTGCAAACTTCTTATAATCCTGACACAATCGGTATCCAGCAAATGGTGCAAAGACTTGAACCGGAATATCGTCAGATTTTAGAGTTGCTTTTCTTCGGCGGTTATACTCATTCAGCTGTTGCCGAAAAATTAAATATTCCCCTGGGGACTGTGAAGACAAGATCGAGGGCAGCCTTGCAGAAGCTGCGCACTTATTTTGATTCTGATGTAAATTAA